The Papaver somniferum cultivar HN1 unplaced genomic scaffold, ASM357369v1 unplaced-scaffold_35, whole genome shotgun sequence genome segment CTAGAGCTATCTTTTGAGTCGGCTTGGGAATGCAATGCGGTCTTGTAAGGAGGTGTATATGTGtactagatccgatggcgtggcagGATACGTGAAAATATCTTTGCAgcgtactttggagtctttgatgcagtgtacgtcttcatgttgagaacttCCTGAGGCTCGTAaaactttgacagtgatgatgctaTATCGGAAATAtcctggttgagggacgtgaaggaatcccgtgctggcagtccccaggtgtaattatcctgagcctattttcgcttgaaagacgtacttccattgcatttgctggtaaggtggttgacgaattgatgaaggcgacaatcttttggattcgtcactTGTTGATTAGAGTCTTGTTTGATAgatctgtattgtatccaaacttttggcagctcatgcaccccttccataggaaattggaaatctagaaacaccgattCTGATTTTGTCGGCGATGTGGCAGACATGATGCGGTTGGTCTGTGTGGCTTGCTGAGGTATTGAAGCGTCTTCGGCCTCTGGAGAGAGCGCTGAAGTGGCTTCGGGAGAGAGAGCGTTCAAAcggattcttctggagagagcgttgaagcggcttcagtaGAGAAcgtgcattgaagcggcttctggagagagtgttgaagcggcttcttctgaaaAGAGCGTcaaagcggcttcaggagagagtgtgcgttgaagcggtttctagagagagagcgttgaagcggcttcttctggagagagagttgAAGCGGATTtaggagagaactccagtgagggctcccttaacccttgatttcgaaaaatgagttcttctcattcttctgaggcgatacgatatggcagatgggaagacgacacacaaatagtgttggccggcaagtcgtgttttctcctcatgggaaagaataccatTTCTATTATAACATCTCAACGCATGCAAGTTTCTCTCCGGTGATTTGAAATAGgggagataacaataatggttaaggattcgaccaaccttcagtttgattttcccttgcaaattacatgcttcttgattgaccgtctttcttgtgttgaagaagtccttgactgacggcgaagtaATTTCATGCTGAGACTCAGTCCCCACTTTACGTGTTTATATCATATATGGTTgatgggttgaccatgatgaGGGTATCACCCTCTTGCATCCATGTTGATGACTATGTACAAAACAAGTTGGCTGCAGATTGGATGGCTACGATcaagatccttgacagggaggagttaTGACTACAGGCACAAACCTTGGCAGTGACGAGTGGTGGTTACGACCATGGATCTTGAAAGGAAAGAGCGGTAGATACGAGCACGAACCTTGGTCGACCACGACCATGAACATGGACGGGCTTTGATAAATCACGTATGTGAGTTTATTCTgccttatttatttttggtgaagCAGATCCTCCCTGATTCCCTGCGTGCGGAAACTCGCCTATTGTTGCTTGCATGAATGCTCCATCATGGTCTGTACGGTTtcgtggacggagtccccagaaactaTGCAACTCTTGaccggaagaggatctctgtgcacCCCTTCGGCGCTTAGTTGAAGTTCTCCTACGGTAACaacaatattttggatttgccatttcttcttTGGTTGGAGGACGTCTggtaggaggtagcttgatgataccatcttgaatccacgcttctAGGATTTCGATTACCTCTTCAATTGTACACGGGAAAATTAGAGTggcctctccagtttcttgttgctgTGCAGGAGTCTTAGTCGCAGCTTTCCGGGTTTGAGTTGTTTGCTATGATAGTGTCGCACGTTTGGATTGTTGATAGCCGTTCCCCAGATGCATTCTCTTTCCACCCTCACTAGCGATTGTatggaggttggatattttattggaAGGACGCTTTCTTTCTTGAACATCTTTACGAGTTTCTTCATTCTGGGAcggttcggatcgactgagtaaagcagcagcggatctcttagcagcttctgatgcaatatgggaattgatattttccaggaaggacgcacattatgaaatcaccttttcattacGAGGACTCTGATGGGAgcgtgataaatcccacgagtcttctttctgagtttgaggaaacatctctCGATGTTCACGAGCAGACACGTTAGGTTGGTGGTTGTTTCCAATCGACGTGACCATAGGTTTTATCTTCCTCACCAggaataggaatatgaatcttggaagaaggacaactaccatcagtattgatccaaaatTAATTGTTGGTGGTGTTTCCTTCATAATGAATGTGCgttggttcctttgatagttgatccgtgaggACTTTCAAAAGCGCAAATACTCCGTCCCGCGTCTTGAAAATAGTAGCTTTATTCCTGaaaatatcattcaggattttcatcaaatcatgaatagttgttaaatattcagactccatagcctcgacgaGGGTTCTGAATAAAAGAACGGATTCaggaataacatgtgaagtattgtcagTGCTGGGAGAAgcaaaattgggattgagggtttctgaaccattcctaagatcaaccatatgGAGAAATTTTGGAAATTGAAAAAGGGATAGGGGaaatgattttttgcaaccgagagatcaatctcccactgtggtcgccagttgttttggggtaaaaactgattctgttgtttttggtaatttggggtgtgttgatgagaaacgagttcaaactctaaacaaatgcactgcacgggaatgcttttaggttcaagagatcaatctgtaagactctggcctgaaccaagaaatgatcgttccaaattcaattaggtcacaaggtgaaggagaagggttgatcttagggactgaagcgaagaaggtgtttgagatcagaatgttgaattatgaaggtgtggctgttttatgacttgtatcaaaaaaatggtttctggctgcTTGTGTCGATAACACCTCTGTcctttgaaataggttgaaaacctatttatataagtcatcgAGCGTACCCTGATCTCacaggaagtggaggaagttaagtagtggagaagtggagttgtgcggaaggtggtgatcatcgtgttttcGTTATGAGGGAAGATTGATCAcgttttcacccactactctcattactattaaccgtccgtctttcctgacattTTCTCATAATAggcacgttgcacgccgcacgctgtaaacctccagaccaataaaTACCCCAgtaaacatcccccagtttgtgacgtgttcgatgtctcgagtaagtgggtcgattCGTGAGACCCGTCGTTAAAAGCAGCAcacagtgcttttaggtcaaataataaattatttctgaaaccaatatttataaaacatcgcttataatcgatgtgtatgaagcatcgcttttaaacaagcaactgaaaaataatcgatgtgctagaagcatcgttgtttttgagctcgattgaatcagtcaCGAATTGATCGTCTTAAAGAAGTAGCACgaccgaccacctttgggtgatcgtttgagggccctatgggcgagctatcactcggtcgatcactccctgtggaggagggatGGTCGGTGATCACAATGTTATCCTGTTGTTTttgtgaaaataaatctacaccatccaactagcctagcgaagttggacggacgagatgatttgtggcagttgcatattgtcgttgatgtaatttagggtttaggtgcCGCGCGGCCAACCCTTTTTTGGCGAGTGATTCAAGTCACTAAACGTTAGTTCGAACAGGCCGATTGATCATGTGCAAAGACGGGTCGTCGGCGATCATGTTGATTCCTTCGGGGTCGTCTaaaattgaatctaagccactcgatctgGCCGgaaaagatggatggttgtgactgATTTGCGAAAGTAGCGTGTTCCCGCaaagcaattttagggttttcaaacagcGCGTTCTCCCTACTTTGGGCAGGTGATTTGATGTGCTTTGGTCTTGCTATGAGAAAGTCGGTCGACCAAGGGTGGAGTCGGGTCGACGGTGAACGCGTTAGCATCTCCTGGGCCATctgaaattagatctaagccacttgatttggctggcgaagatgggtggcATGATCGATTTGCGGAAGTAACATATTTCCGcaaatataaattagggttttaagacggccgcgtccaccctagttcaatcgaacagtttgatgcgtcattgacttcccatgagcaagtcgattAATTGGGAATGAAATTGAGTCGGCGGTGAACGCATTGGCACCTCTTTGATCGTTCGAGACACGATCTAagacgtccaactaggccggctaagttggacggatgcgatggattttgagaccgtttttgtcggtgttagctcgtttgagctatttttttatacaacgcgatcacccatgttttggTGAGTGTTCAAGGATGTAGCGGACGATCTAAAGGAATTTCGACCGTTCGGGATGCTAGTGGGCACGTCGGCGTTTATCATAACGATCGCCTAGTTCCGTTAGGAGTAGGCGAGGCTGgttgaattgcgtggccaaatcgtgtggctatgatcatcttttaagactgatatggacagtctagattttccttaaggaattaaacgcgttcgatcgcgctgaCTTTTAATTATAAGGTGCGTAAACACACTGATCTCTTTGTCTgggggtggtgtagcctatatgagtgttttcatgcaggtctcaatactgacactttgggagatttatgctactcctttacgagtgaacattaatcgtcatgtcatgtcaatattgagagttcagctgagaacatagcataggaaaacactaggcaggctccgacattagtgagtaatgcaactaggagcttaaatactcattaggctctatactagtgaacaattcatctaggagcttaagtttcaatataatgtgaagagagacataggcactcatcagattctgatatattctccaaattccttaCGAAATATAGagatatcaaggtctactacttctgatgccgggtcaggcagacagacttttacagttttctccctAAGCTAAAACTGGTATGAACAGTACTTTTAGATCTTGGAGTAAAAACggtggtcacaaggtgaaggagaagactCGGGGTACTatcaaattgaaaaagtgtgTAAATTATTAACTTTTAAGTACATAATTTAAAAGTACTTAAATTAGTGGTGTGGCctacgtgagtgttttcatgcaggtctcatcCTGGGTACAACACTACGAGATCAGGGTGACTTTTAAGTACTTTTAACACTCACGTACTTTTCGAATCTCAATCAgttttaaacgcgttcgatcacgCTGACTTTTAATTGAAAAAGTGTGTAAACACGCTGATCTCTTTATAGAGAGTGGTGTGGCCTacatgagtgttttcatgcaggtctcaatactgacacttcgaaagattcatgctactctgctgaaagcgaacattaatcgtcatgtcatgccaatattgagagttcggctgggaacattgcataggaaaatactaggcaggcgATGTATTAGTAAATAATGCAATagattaaaatttacagaatatctgggattgttgcttcatgcaccattctggataaatttcaataaatatgttgaattgctcaatacatatgtaagtgaaaaggtttatgcactcatcacttccaaatggattttgttcctttgcaggatgacaacacattaaatacagggttttacaattttgaccctgaactgaaaaccaccatcaacattaagtcccctgcttagcacgtagtAGCGAcgctattgcggggtaagcattagatggtgacatacaaaaatgtaaaaagacGAAATAAAGGAGGCTTACTATAAGGAGCTTGATCGACCGCCATCGACCCGTGTGGCAGTACTGGCGTGGCCATGGAGTATCGGCGGTTCTGGTTGCCTTGGCGCGGCCATGAAGTGTCGGTGGGCCCAGCTTCCCTTCTTTGCGTTTGAGTCGAAGGAGGATTCCTTCTCCCATCCGGATTCCGCAATCGCACTTATATAAAAGGTGGTCAaccccctttcttcttcttttttgatttgCTCGTTGGAACTTCTTTTGTGGCAGTTGTGTTCTCTCGTCGTCGTCATCCGTTGGAGTGTCCGCAACCAGCAAGGTACATGTTGCTTTCTTTACTCCTTCgtttctttctctctctattttttttgTGGATATAAACCTGgcgaggtgtcaactcgcaaataatatttttcTACTTCTCTTTATACTAGCAAGTAATATATGGAAGCagattcgtcccaagggaggtgTGTTAAGCAAAAGTGTTATGAAAATACTCTTAGCAAGATTGTTTTGTTATAGAAATTATGAAAATTGCAAATtatattcaaatatgagatggaattgattaAGGAATCTTTCTCGACCACGAAACATAAACCAAATCGATATATAGCACGTTCTTCGCATtatcttgttactaacaaccctagggtaattagtacgctcaactatcccgttattatcttctaagctcaccggatatggaagcgctcgactaccggattctacttgccaaaTTTCCTAGAAGTGCGCTCTCAAGgtatgacttaaacaaatgctctaagttttgtgagataaggttgctcctaaTGATGAATTCAAAAGCTTGAATCATCTaatagtgtcaatttctacatacgGGTACTTAAcgaagtcccatcatcaatacccatatatcgctacttgtgtttaattctctagacaattacgggtcgaagaaaatctaaactagcaataagattgtgacataactatttaatttcgaacttaaacaattaaggaacaatccataagcattattagcatggaagaaatcaaacaataactaaACTTGCGAGAAAACGAGCTATTGCATATCAATCATGAGTTCATATTTCGGGCTTTAAAATCACCCTTAATCAAAAAtaatttagttactcataataatggagttcatcataaataataattgaaataaagaagatgaaaaataaatacgaaagcaaaccctaattacGGCTATCTCcaaaaagctccaagtagaatatgTGATAAACCAAAAAGTAGAAGACTTTCCCTCTTGTAGCCTTTCTCCTTTTTAAACTAGGTTAAGTCTCAAAAAGCCAAAGTCCAagtagtccaccaagcccatgtgtgaaaTACCCATATAAACATTCTGCTCAAAAAGTATTGCCGGAAGTCCCAGAAAATGGATGGAACTTGGCCGGGAAAGTCAACCTCAGGTGACCGGCATAATCcatccggtcaccggtcaaactaaCCAACTCGGCACCTGCAACTTCACAAACCTAGTACCACCAATAACACTACCATCTTTCTCTTGTATTGCATCATCTGTAACTGCAATGTCAGTTTGCACTTGATTCCAGTCTACATCAGCTAGCTGTCCCCATCATCAACTCAAACAGCTCCAGTTATCGACTTAGCAAACAACATTCTTTTCTGTTTATCGGCTCCTACAGAATCAAACCTTCTCCCAAAACACCAACCATCAGTACCCATTCCTTAAAACTGCCAGACACTCTCAGTACCACCAACACTATCAACTTCTGAAGCTTCACTATATTTTGTTGTTCTTGACCTGCAACTCAACACTTCCCCATTAGCAGCAACATCAAATCATCACTTCCTTGTTTCAGCCAAGAAAATACTTGCACATTCCCTGTTTCAGTTCAACTGCATCTCAGGCCATAACATCCATCTCTTGTCGCCAGCACCATTCAACCCTGCAACTGCGATCGACATCACTGCCTCCATGTGTTCCTGCAATTAACAACACACAACCTAGGCATACATCTACTTGTCTTGTAACTTGAACTTCTGTCATTTCAGCTCTATCACCTGCAACACAATTACCCTGATAACTGCAGCAATTAACCATAACAGCTATCCCCTTCTCTTCCATCCATTGCTTACCAACACAAGTCTCAGTTGCAACTTGTTGCTAACATCACCAGATCCatcttcattgtatcctgaatcCAACACACACAACATTCTTCCACTGCATCTCAGCTTCACCAGCACAGCTCAAACCCATAAGCTCAATTCTGACTTGCACATCAAAACTGCAGCCATCATTTGCATCCTGTTTCATTCATCTCAGTTCAAGAACAACTTCATTCCAAATCATCAATTAACTTTTCTTTGGCTTGAATCTTCACAGAAAACCCATTTAACTCACTGCCACATCCATTTGTACATGTTGCTCAGTTCCTCAAGCCAATAACAGTATCAGCTCATCATCTTCATAACCTTCTTCATTGAATCCGAACCAAACCCATTCTTAATCCATCACCATAATCTTCTTAACTGCAACAACAACCACCAGATTCCACCATCAAAATCAATAATCCGGCAAACCCTTGTTCTCTGCCAAATTAACCCATTTAGCTTCACTTTGAACTTGTAGAGAAATCTACTCTTTCTGTAACATCAGATCCCCTTTCTTGCCTTTGAGAATGAGTCTTAAATCCCTAAAATCACCAATCTCAGACCACCAATTGATTTGTGTCTTCTTCATCTCGATTCCTGTAAAACACTTAAACAAACCCTTACTGATTTCAATTACATCTCAGTTCAGCTTCGAATTCTTCCATTTTTCCTTTTCAATCTCAAGAGCAGCTTCAACACACACAACCCTAGTTTCTGTCTTAATTTCTGCTACATCAGAGCTTTAACAACAGTAGTGAAATCTTCGAATCTCCACCTCTCTCTGTTCTTCTATAATAGCTTCATCAGTTCTCTCTTACAACAATGGCCGACTCTCCTCTCTTGATTTCAGGTGGAGAAAGTAAAGATAATGAGACACTGAACTTTAGGTTTAGTGTAGGAATGGGGATGGCTATACCCACTAAGGTGAAGTTGATAGCAGGTACCCAGAATGACTCTAGGCACCATGTGAATAGGACAAGGTCCAACCAAATGGCAGCCCTTATGTTGACTTAGCTCGACTCCCATATCACTCGCCTGCGTCCTTATGCTCCCAATTGAATGCTTCCTCCTTCTTTCGAGTTCCTCCAACAACAACAACCGTCTCTTATttctcatattcacttcttctcttcaatgtctcttcatcattaaagtagtcgtgcttttcagacagaactttgcatcactaaagccgacatacttttcagacagagatgaagaaataaaagcaaataatgagaaatagtccgcctccaacagcagttgcaccttttttgccttttaagcgacgtttcttcttcttttgttccaaatgactccaaagtacctaaaactcaaaacgaaacataagatacataacttacaagaaaacttaacaaagaaagcataaccattagataaatattaaggtgttttagacacctatcaaattcccccatacttagactttgctagtcctcgagcaaatcaaacaaaataattctaaaacatacatacaactccatgtcgtcgaggttacggtcacacttagcacgtataacaagcctttgaatccctaggtgtccctagtggacgagttttagtctcgtgaaggtttacaagaggtgtacctacaaaaccttttactccaaatttcAACTACCTGTGAAGAgtctatgaacgaatccaaaatgactacaggaggaggtaccttgatgcaaATTCAATTCATATATAAACAAAGCTttactcagaaagttgaacaaaccacaatactcggaatctaacaaaccacaatcacacatgatagattaagaagatggatatagagatagatgtttgcgaatgttgacaagtgatcggtgtttcccatatctgtctgaaggtcaccgccaGATCAACCTatgacctaatggattgagatactggtctgaattctaatatcaactcagctggcatatacaagggaaccagcagtcgataatcttaattctagatcaactcaactggcatatacaaggaaccagcagtcgattttattgaacaataataatatttttttcacactttttttttacttttttttctcaagttgacaacatgattagatcttttggatctaagcgcatgcttcttgtcagcagattacatgatatttcccgtggatcctgcgttccacgcttgcttagcgACAGAGATAgcgagaacacacacatattgcatcaaagtgtcaatcttttttttttttttttttgtacactccggttggtctaattggtatggtctcttttttttcttttttttctctagtaactcaatcactctatttcatcctaacagtaataacaattcgatgtcagtgacccaccaaatcacttagagaaacaagaaaatattgcaaaaataaaaacagaaggtgatatggtaacattccgagatatggtaacaactatcatgttgtttctaacacatgagctatGTTCGTCCTTTTGATTAATGGGGTGCTCAACTCCTGCaatcaagatggttccatccacttatattggtagtgtcatcctaaaggcacaagtttctagatttcggagtttataaagcaattttttttaattaaaggcaacaaactctaaaaacatataaatgttcccccacacttaaactttacattgtcctcaatgtaaaatttagtcattcaaagtaaagctcaaggtgggaaattccgcaaatgatatgcaaaaacaaagataaaatgcttaaaaaaaaataaaaaataaagatacaaaaccggtgggttgcctcccacttagcgcttggtttaaagtcgtcatcccgacttTCATCTCACTTGCATTCTTAGCCAGCGTCAGTTTCCTCCACAACAAAACATGAGTGCACATCACTCGGGTATCTCATCACCTCAAAGATGTTGAAGCGAACGACCTCTCCATCAAATTCCATTGTCAAGGTACCTTCAAATACATATATCTTCGTTCTAGCGGTTCTCAtaaatggtctacccaacagcaaaggtgtagacgaggatgagttttcatcactcaTATCAAGAACATAGAAGTCGACGGGAAATATAAGCTCATTGACCTGCACCAAAAAATTTTCAACAACCCCTTTCGGGTAGACATGATCTAtcggcaagttgaataactatgATGGTATTTTTGAGAGGACCAAGATTTAAAGATTCATAAATTGAGGCAGGCATGACACTAATAGATGCTCTTAAATATAGCAAAGCTTCTGTAAACCTTGttttaccaattgtgcaaggTATAGTAAAACTGTCGGGGTctttcaatttaggtgggagtttcttttgaagatatgccgaagcactctcccccacactcattacctcattaccggtcaatttgtgtttgttagtgcacaattccttcAAGAACTTTGCATAACGAAGAACTTTCCTTATCGCCTCAATTAATGGAATGTTCACTTCGATcttcttgaagatttcccaaacctCTTTGTCCAACGTCTTCTTATTTGACTTTGCAAACCTGCTAGGAAAAGGTGGAGGagtaacataagtagaaacaagaggtttagagTTAGAATTTATTACCGAATCATCCTTTTTAGGGACTGCTTCGTCCACTTCTTCCTCTAAATCACGTTCATGGGACTCCGCTGATGTTGCCGGTTTCTCTACTCATTTCCCACTTCGCAACTCAATAGCATTGACAGTCTCCCTAGGATTCAATGGTTGTGAGGGAAGTTTTCCAGCTGCTTGTGCCTTGAGTTGATTCATATCATTAGCAAATTGACTAACTTAGTTTTGCACATCTCTCATAGCCATCTCGGATTTCTGTTGGAATTGGTTAAACCCTTTCATTGTCTTTGAAATCTCTTGCACACTTTGCATCATAAGAGTAAACTTGTCATCCACACTTGTACCTTGAGTTTCTTATTATGGTCTTTGCATGAATTGTTACCCTCCTTGTTGAGTGAAAGTAGGATTTGCTGCAGCTTGCTTGTTGGCGTATCTGAAATTGGGATGATCACGCCAACCTGGATTGTATGTGTTGGAGTACGGATCATACCTCTGCCTTTGTTGATTTTGGTACATAGCACTTGCTTGCTCAACATCTTCGGTGTGTGATGATGGTATGACAGCAGCTGCTATCTGTTTCATCATCCTCTCCATGTTACCCATCCTCTGTTCCATATGTGAAGAATCACCAACTTCATTCACTTTCCTTACCACTGATTCACCTCGAGTGCAGAATTGTTGAGTGTTTGCATCCATGTTTTCTAACAAGCTTGTAGCTTCAACAATGGTTTTGTTGGTGAGTGCACCACCACTTGTGGAATCGATCAAATTTCTATCAT includes the following:
- the LOC113342237 gene encoding uncharacterized protein LOC113342237, which gives rise to MAMMTAFPFSLIDAAGEWFFCLPSGSITTWNGMKKLFLEKYFPASKATVIRKDICGIRQVSGETLYEYWERYKKLLARCPHHQIRDQLVIQYFYEGFLSNDRNLIDSTSGGALTNKTIVEATSLLENMDANTQQFCTRGESVVRKVNEVGDSSHMEQRMGNMERMMKQIAAAVIPSSHTEDVEQASAMYQNQQRQRYDPYSNTYNPGWRDHPNFRYANKQAAANPTFTQQGG